In Enterobacter sp. 638, a single window of DNA contains:
- the pykF gene encoding pyruvate kinase PykF, translating to MKKTKIVCTIGPKTESEEMLSKMLDAGMNVMRLNFSHGDYAEHGQRIQNLRNVMSKSGKKAAILLDTKGPEIRTIKLEGGNDVSLKAGQTFTFTTDKTVVGNSDIVAVTYEGFTSDLSVGNTVLVDDGLIGMEVTAIEGKNVVCKVLNNGDLGENKGVNLPGVSIALPALAEKDKQDLIFGCEQGVDFVAASFIRKRSDVVEIREHLKAHGGENIQIISKIENQEGLNNFDEILEASDGIMVARGDLGVEIPVEEVIFAQKMMIEKCVRARKVVITATQMLDSMIKNPRPTRAEAGDVANAIIDGTDAVMLSGESAKGKYPLEAVTIMATICERTDRVMTSRLDSNNDSRKMRITEAVCRGAVETAEKLDAPLIVVATQGGKSAKAVRKYFPSATILALTTNETTARQLVLSKGVIPHLVKEIASTDDFYRLGKEVALQLVDRGLARKGDVVVMVSGALVPSGTTNTASVHVL from the coding sequence ATGAAAAAGACGAAAATTGTTTGCACCATCGGCCCGAAAACCGAATCTGAAGAGATGCTGAGCAAAATGTTGGACGCCGGCATGAACGTAATGCGTCTGAACTTCTCTCACGGCGACTATGCTGAACACGGTCAGCGTATTCAGAACTTGCGCAACGTGATGAGCAAGTCTGGTAAAAAAGCAGCCATCCTGCTGGATACCAAAGGCCCAGAAATCCGCACCATTAAACTGGAAGGCGGCAACGACGTCTCCCTGAAAGCCGGTCAGACCTTCACTTTCACCACGGATAAAACCGTTGTGGGTAACAGCGACATCGTGGCTGTGACTTATGAAGGCTTCACCAGCGATCTGTCTGTTGGCAACACCGTACTGGTAGACGATGGTCTGATCGGTATGGAAGTTACCGCGATCGAAGGCAAAAACGTTGTTTGTAAAGTGCTGAACAACGGCGACCTGGGCGAAAACAAAGGCGTTAACCTGCCAGGCGTTTCTATCGCTCTGCCAGCGCTGGCTGAAAAAGACAAACAGGACCTGATCTTTGGTTGCGAACAAGGCGTTGACTTTGTTGCGGCTTCCTTCATCCGTAAGCGTTCTGACGTTGTCGAAATCCGTGAACACCTGAAAGCCCACGGTGGCGAGAACATCCAGATCATCTCCAAGATTGAAAACCAGGAAGGCCTGAACAACTTCGACGAAATCCTCGAAGCGTCAGACGGCATCATGGTTGCACGTGGCGACCTGGGCGTTGAGATCCCGGTTGAAGAAGTTATCTTCGCGCAGAAGATGATGATCGAGAAATGTGTTCGTGCGCGTAAAGTGGTTATCACCGCGACACAGATGCTTGATTCTATGATCAAAAACCCGCGTCCTACCCGTGCTGAAGCCGGCGATGTCGCGAACGCCATCATCGATGGCACCGACGCAGTGATGCTGTCTGGTGAATCCGCGAAGGGTAAATACCCGCTGGAAGCTGTGACCATCATGGCCACCATCTGCGAGCGTACTGACCGCGTGATGACCAGCCGTCTGGACAGCAACAACGACAGCCGTAAGATGCGCATCACCGAAGCCGTTTGTCGTGGCGCTGTAGAAACTGCTGAAAAACTGGACGCTCCACTGATCGTTGTGGCGACTCAGGGCGGTAAATCTGCGAAAGCCGTGCGTAAATACTTCCCAAGCGCGACCATCCTGGCGCTGACCACCAACGAAACCACTGCGCGTCAGCTGGTTCTGAGCAAAGGCGTGATTCCACACCTGGTGAAAGAGATCGCGTCTACCGACGATTTCTACCGTCTGGGTAAAGAAGTTGCTCTGCAGTTAGTTGATCGTGGTCTGGCACGTAAAGGCGACGTTGTTGTGATGGTTTCTGGTGCACTGGTTCCAAGCGGCACCACCAATACGGCATCTGTTCACGTGCTGTAA